The Nicotiana sylvestris chromosome 6, ASM39365v2, whole genome shotgun sequence genomic sequence cgtagaataagaacTTCATtatatggggggggggggagggggtgaggttgtgacggagaataactctgtgaggtagaGTTTATCTCCACAGGGTCATGTTAAATTACCAATTACACTAGAGTatgataaattgatatcgttgttatgcaaaaaaatgggaAAGAGGTAACGtccagtgatacttaaagtaactggaagatatctgtattccgtcactccgcaaggggccgctttttactcggagttaaacatctacgatgatgaaactttgagggattttctgaggactccggatgaataccGGGAATATCTTGTAATAAATATGTTGGATATGTACGTCAAGGTCGAAGATGTTCCAAACAATGAGGTGGTCGGACATGTTCCgaataacccccagtcatcggctGGCTATTCTGGAGgagtttttgccggacatgttcctgatgaaagagtttttcttgatttaaacttatccccGCCTGCTttacataattcacaagacgagtggtaagcttcaattttcctttgtggtATGATGTACAATTTTGTTGTATtcaatttgtattaacgctcatatatttaacaaAGGGTACAAACCGGATATGAGTTTTATAAATAATGAACCCGAGCatagttttggtgtgttggatcaaAGTGGTCCATCCGGGAGCTATCACCTCAtgaaaatgtccatcatggaatttcatcacattacgacttgtaagtgaagtgatacgactatatgaaaattattttgtaaatttagcatcttattaatttgttggttgtgcagtgaaaacgagcaagttgaagcaaatgtactcactcaattgcccgaagacGACGTATTAAATCGGGATCTAGCAAATGCACAGAGTGAGAAAGAGAACAGTGATTACAACAACAATGCTGATGAATCTGGAGACGATACACCCTTTcatcgtgaggatggtgatgaggagGATGACAAGGAAGGACATGATTTGACGAGAGAGTATGCTCCaccccctagacgaagagtgcATGAGTCTCGAGTGCTGTTTCATTCAAGGGAGGTTCCTTACCTTGATAACTTGCCAAACATgtcggatgtggaagctctaacaagggattttgatgaaattcggacagcaatgtgggatgagtctagaccaacggtgctggcaaagggcatgctttttcctgataaagcgcgcctaagcagggcttgtaaaatgcacaacgtaaaagagtgttGTGAGATGAcggtatgggagtcaagtccggttgtatacaaggttgtttgtcacatgtggttttggccatgtcatTGGATGTTGCCTGCGatgaagaagaagacaggtatgtggaaagtgggtaaatacattcccacccacagatgcgaaatggacacattcaacggggatcatttcaacttggatattgattTGATTTCTCTTGTTCTTATTCCACACATCGAAGCaaccataaggtataaaatcaaagagtgcattacagcagtcCACCGGGAACATTGCCAtacaattactaaaagaaaggcatatttCGGGCGGaaaagagcgtttgaaatagtctatggtaactgggataagtcatttgcagatctccctaggtacatggctgcactgcagcaGTTTAACCCCGGGacggttgttgaatggaagcttgagcgtaTTCCAGGTAAACCAGAATATATGTTCGATTACGTTTTCTAGGCGTTTAAACCAGCAGTTGATGATTTTTCGCATTGTCGGCCCTTAATATCCATAGACgacactcatgtctatggaaagtacgatatcaaacTGTTGATAGTCGtggcagtagatgctaatggacaaatatttcctctagcttttgctatttgtgccaatAAAATCCAAGAGACGTGGACactatttttgaaccacttgaaaaaGCACGTTGTGAAACAGCGTtccggtatttgtctaatatccgATCGACACGGTGGTAtcttaagttctgtggagaacttgcctgcatggcaagaaccttatgtcTATCATTGTTACTATGTTAGGCACTTTAAAGCTAATTTTCAGAAGGCATATCCCAACAAGGATCttcatgatttgatgtggatggcagcaacagaccatcaacaacataaattccggatGCACATGGAAtatatcaggcaagaagacgaggcagcctatcgttggttaatgcgacatgaccctgaaaagtggacattgcatgcggatggtggcagacgatggagaactctgactacaaatgtgtcagagtctttcaacgggttattaaagtcTGCAAGAGGATTGCctgtcacagccatggtgcggttgtcattcaagcagatggcggagaggtttgttgaaaggtctGCAGCTGCAACATCATTGATGGAAAAatggtgttgaatttatgccagtgcctatgaaaagatttgagaaatataGACGGCgcgcacattggcattcatttttgcagtatgataacgaaagaaatgtttttgaagttcgcaccgctattcATCAAAATcgaggtaataatgtacatactgtaaatgaatctagAAGGTTATGCTCTTGTGGAAAATGGTCCAGCTACCACATGCTAttaagtgctttcaacaagttggtttggGTGTAACCaaatgttgatcaacaatatagtgttgcgAGGGTTTGTAAAAAAATGGGGGAGGGTTCTGTCGAGGAAGAAGACGAGTTCAAATTAAACGCTATATATAGCGTATGATTTGAAAACGCTATATATAGCGTTTAATTCGAACACGCTATATGAGAAGTCAAATCGTCTGACACATATAGTGTGTAATATGCTATACTTAACGACAGACGTTACCGTTAATATATAACGTGTTGTTGTTGCACGCTATATATAGAAATGTCATTTTTTTTTAATACACTTATTTGTGTCCAAACACACATTATTTAGGTTCCGGACTCCTTTGCGCTCCACCTAATCAATACCCCATGCATTGCGCTTTTACCACTTGATCAAAACGCTGAGGGCATTTTTGTCTGTTTATTTCAAGAGCAAAGTGAAGATGTGCGGTCCGAGATTCTCTTCTTTTGTCTATATCTTTATACCTTGGGCTCTGGGTCCTGAGTAGCTATCACCTAAGAAATTGAGACCCTTTTTCTTCCAAGTTTTCTTTACTTCCTTTACCTTCTAAATGGACATCCTATTGGCACTAATCCATCATTTTCTTCTTTCCTGGCAAATGAAGCTCGTTCCGTAATTTTTCTTGTGGCTATTTGCCTTCACCATTAAGTAAGAGAGGAGTAGTAGAATTGATATATAGGAACAAATATAACTGCACAATAATTATACCGCCTTTCAACTATAATGGGGCATCATTGAGTCAAACATAGTCATCTTACGTAGGTGTTTGGACAATATTATATTGAAGTTGAAAAAAAGAGTactataaaaaaatatttgaagttATCCTCCAAAAATATCTAAACTTTTCTATTCCTTGCAAATTGCAATAGCAAATTATCCCTTCTCTCGAAGAATACTTTAATGTCATAAATGCTGACAAGTTTAGTTTAATTTTGGACGTAGGGATAAAGAGAAAGACAGCGAGCGTTAATAAATATTTACACCTTGACTTGACTTAGGATGCAGCCAAAAGTGTCAAATGGATATTCGTACATCCATCAAAATTTATATTGAAGAGATACAACCAGCAAGAACGAGTTACAATTTTGGCTTTACACATTTTAGCTATTGAATTCATTCACCTTTATAAATTTATGCATATGTTCCCATTTTATGTCAACCTCTGATTTTTCATAAATAAGGTAGCTTTCTTTCCCTGCTTCAGATCCACCTTTCCTGTTCCTTAAAGACTGCTCATTTCAAGAATTAAGCGTTCTATATAAACAAGTTAAGCTGAATGAGCTACTTCAATCATACTAAATCGGCTCTGGCTGCAACAGTGGCCGAGTCAATACGGATACGACAAtagaagaaatcacctagtatttTGAGTCAATAGGAACCTCATATCGAGCCAATTTGTGATATTAGGTAATTCCACCCAGTAAAATTCACGCAGATAAGAAGAAATCGCCTAGTATTTTGGCCGCTGTTGAAATTTGAACCTTGATCTATTCTATTTGAGGCAAAACGCTACATAAATAATACCCATGAATCATCATCTATATTAACAGCTTACTACTTCTGTACGTCTTAACACCCATATACATGCAGCTTATGCAGGTATGCACAGGGGAATGTTGGATTTTCTGCTCGACTCACTGTTTTCATTATGAGAACCATAAAGATATCATGACAAAACACAGAAAAAAGAAATAGAGGACTACGTAACTCCATAGGCCATACTTTCAGCTATGCTCAATATTtctcacactttgcatcactccaaaaatacaagtatTGCCTCTAGAATTGCAGGACAAAAAAGAATTAAGAGCAGAATACTAACACACCTTAAGCTACAGGAGAAAGATGggaaaaatctctctcaaaatgcTCGGGGAAAAGAGAACTGATAGCAATATAATCCTTCCATAGAAAGACAATAACATCAAAAATATAAAAGCTAACCAGTAACCACGTTCCTTATCGATCCCAACAGCAGAATCGTAACTTAGTATGCAAGACTGGCCATTCATGCTCTAGTATCATCATATACCACGAAAGCCGTTGCTCTTCACTCTGTCATCTGGATTGCTTCCCCTACCAAAAGTTCGCCCGCCAGGACGACCTCCTCTGCCTCTTCCCCTTCCTGATCAAGGCATTTAGAGAAGAATGTTAGCGAAAGAGGGTCAAATACGCAAACCAAACAGCAACAAGCACTACACAGTTTTTTAACCAAATGATAGCAATTATATCACCACCTCCTTTATCAGCTATCTGCACTCATACAATAAAATTTCTCATGAACCAAGGCAGATGTAGAAGGGCAACTTCAGTTAACAAATGGGACAATCATGAAGAAAAAAAACTGCACACTCTAATATACCATACAGAGACTCCTTATGCCGAGCAGAGGGGTATTGACATAAAAAGAGCCTAGCAATGTGTGATACCTCAGGTTGGTGCAAGCCCAAGACTCATATTCCACATTGGAATTAAGCCAAGGACACTACTAGGGAAACCAAAATTAATGGGCATGCCAATTCGGGGTTCTTTTTTGTTTAATTCTGTCCTAGTCTGCCACCAACCAAGACTTCCCTTCAATGGGCTCGCCGCTTGTTCAACACCTTAAACCTTATAAGGACTATCTATAATACTAGGTGCAACAACCAGTGTATAGTTTTGCTCGCACCACTGCATTTAACTGAGTCACCAGAGGGTAAACGAGTACTTTTCACCTATAGGGGAAGTCTACTGAATTGTGTTATCTTCAACGGGTGGATGCCCTCGTAGATCCTATTTGACTCTTCACCAAGTGAGTTTTTTTCTTGACACATATTATCCACATTATTCCATCACCAATTCTAGTCCAAGCAAATGAGAAATTCTATTTTCACATGCTTCCCACTCAATGATACTGAACAAccatttttagaattttaaaatTGACCTCCCAATCTTAAAATAACAGCAAGAGGAATATTTCCTACCCATGCCCACTTCAAAAAAATGGACTAACAAATGAAGGTTAAATGCCAAGGCAAAGAATTACGACAAATATCCAAGGGTAACATAAAAATAAGATCAAATTTTAAAATTGATATCAGTTTTGAGGCACATACTTCCTCCTCCACGAGAAATGCTACTGCTGATCAGTCTCCTCTCCTCAATGTAGACTTGCCTTCCAGCCAACTGTATCGGTGATGCCTAAGCAAGTAGAAAAAAATTGTTTGATATACTAGACATGACAAGGGTTCACACGACATATAAAGGCAATCCCTGAATATAAACATATGGCAGTAATCATGAAATTTTAGCCCTACCCAGAAGGAATAATCTAATCTGGAGTACAAAATGAAACTGATAGGGTCTACATTGAGATATCAATCAGGTTAATTATTGCGGAAGTACTAAGACAAATATAAGAATACAAAGATAACAACAGGCAGTTCATGTCAGAGAAGAATGTCTCAGATTCTTTTTCCTTTGATAACCGTGGTTCCCGGGCCAACTTGTGTGCAACTCGACTAATTCCACGGGGTTCCTACTACCTCTTACCAGCTCAAGTATTGGGTAACTCTTGGACAGATGGTAAGAAGAATGTCTTTGATTCTTCAAATAGTAAGTATGTCAAACACATTGAGATGAAGTCATGAAGATGCTATTAACTTGAGACAACTAACTTCAGCTTCAATATGTCTCAAGTGAATATCTCCACATGATTTCCAACATCAACTATGGATCACCAACGAGATCCATAACCATTAAAAACAAGAACATTATAGAAATTACCATATAACCTAAAACATCTCAAATATGCATCATATAAATGCTAAAGAAAGCCAACATAAAAGTTGAAGTGGACAATTATGAAGAGTCACATCAAAGGATAACGTACACCAAAATGAGTCATATCAAGCAATTGAAAAAGTTGACCAAATTACAGTCTCGAACTTAGTGAGGTTCAAACCTTGATTGCATTTTGTACACCTTGGACTTCTTCAAACTCAACAAAGGCATAGCAAACGCCAACATCCTGTTAATCCATTGCAATCCAAACATTAGCATGCATAGACAACAAGGAACAAGATAAGGAAGCACCAAATATACTAACCGTGCGGTTTCTTAAGAATACACCATCTTGCTTGATCTTCCCAAAGTTCTTAAACTCTTGCAAAATATCAAGAGAAGATACAGTAGATGGCAAATTCCTCACGTAGACAGACTTTGGTTCCCCTGGGGAAGTCAGAAGAAAGTCATAATTAAGCTAACCTCGACAATACATAATTGAATGCTAAGAATGCTAAAGCAGATTCTATCACTTGCTGTTACTCAGAGATGTTATAATTGTTATGAATAATGACACCCTAAGATGTAGTGTAATTGTATTACCTTCTTGAGATGATCCTTCCTCTGCCAGGTCAAGACTGGCATACGGCACAGCTGGGGACATGGAGTGTGACTGCTCAACAGGAGGTTGCCACTCCGAAACAGGTGGTGCAGTCTTGGTATAAGTTGGCTGGATACGAATTGATGGTGCAGGTTTTCCTTTTGGAGCTCTTAACTATCAATCAAATTAAATGCCGTGTTTCGGGAAAAAAAGATCAATCAAATGCTATGTCCAATTAAGCTCATTACAAATAGAAATCAAGAACAAAAGACCATTGCAGACACTTTACGATAATACTACGTCTACAGTTAAGTTCCAGGAACTAACAAGGGCCAGAAGTCAAAACAAAATCTAAAGTTGGACAAACTTCTACTAATATGACTGTTTACTGCTTCCTTTCACCATGTATATTCTACACATGGATGAATCTACTTTTCTTCATCCACTGTCTATACAAGAAGTTCTCACTTAAGATATGTGCCTAATATACCAAGCAATATTCAAACTGATCAAGACTCCATGTAATAGACAAGTTGCTGTTTAAATAATGTATCAAAGCACCTACCGTAAGATCTAATATTCGTGCAATTATCTGGCAGGGTTGAATGACCATAAAGGGATCTATTACTCGTGCATAAAGAGACGAATGCAGATCAAGCTGTAAGGTGTGCACAAGATGGATGTACTTACAATAGCAGCATAACTAAACTTTGAAGGCTCTCCAACAGGTTCTTCTGCAACAGGCTCAGGCTCAGGCACGACTTTGACCACATTATTTGGCAAAGCAGTTTCCTCCTCTaatgaccttacttgagcagttTCTTCTCGCAAATGAGCCTCCTCTGGCACTTCAGCTTCAGCCTCAGACTCTGCCTCAGGCTCATCAGGCTCAGCCTCAACCTCAGCTTCAGATTGGTGCTCGTGATCATGCTCTGGATAACTATACTCTTCAACACCATCATTCCCTTGTATATGAACTGAATTCACATATTCAGTTGCCTCCACCTCTAAGGCATAGTCATGGGCTGCAAATATAGTTATAACAAGTTAAGTCATATGCTAACATTGTCAGGTATCAAATATGCTTTTGAGAACGCTCGCAAAATATCTGAGAGAGAAAGTTATGCACAAAGGATATGAACCTAAAACCAGTATAAAGTCCTGCAGTTGTCCCCTACCACACCCTTcacaaaaaaagggaaaaaaatggGAGCATCACAGTTTTGGGTGGAAACTAAAAGAGGTGATGCTGGTTTCAAATATCCCTTGGCACAGTGTAGAGGTAACATTAACCCTCTCATACATAGCAAAGAGAACCATAATGGGGTAATAACTGAGAGCAAGGAGCTCTTTCCATCCTTGAAATTTTCAATTATTTATACAACAAATAGGAAACTGAGGTTGTTACTAAAAAATCTTGGCATGTTTAACATCTTATACAAGCCAGATGTAACAATACCTGGTGGCTCTGCAAGAGGATAAGAAGCAGTTGGTTGAGCATCAAGATTGTTCTGTAAACCTACTGGTGCTTGAGGAAGCTCACTCCCCTCCTCATTAACAAAATGAAAGACATCATTCAGAACAAAGTAACCCTTCTCCTGAGGTGCAAGAAGAAATGTTTGCACAAAGTTCCTCCACCCACTGAGATCCTTCATCTTGACAGAACCAGAGACCACAACAAGAACACCGCCATTCCAAGATTCAAGAGAATTTATCGTCTTGATCTTAATTCCAGAGAAACTCAATGACATGATTAGAGTATGAATTTGCTGTACAGTGAAGACATACACATGATAAGATTAACAACAAAAACGCTAGTTACACTATCTCAAGCAAGGAAATAAGGTTAGCTAGAAACTAAACAGAGTAATAGTGATAAGCAACAACAAGGTCCTTTCAACAATAAACTTAAATAGGGACAGCAACTCTCCATTATATCAGAGAATCAGAGCCCTCATTACTTTCTTCAGAATTCTAGTGAGAATCTAGTAATGCGACTAGTTGTCCGGTACAACCCATTTCCACAAAGTACAAAAGAATCTAATTGTGCCAGATCCTTAAAGGCATTCGAAAAGACAGGTACAAGCATTCTTAGAAAAAATAGGAGATCCACATGCTACATTCCAACacctttttttataaataaagtcCACCTGCTACATTCCAACTTCGGAGGCAGAGGAATGGCGTAAAAGAGCTAGTATACAATCCTACATTGGTTAGAAGAGGTATAGGTTATAGTCATTGTTCAATCACATTACGCTGGCTAGAGCCTTGTATGTCAACATATGAATCTAGAGAACCCCTAATTTGCCGTAAAAGACAAATTATTTTGTATCATAAAGAGATGGCTCAAATGGATGTCATGGAGAGAAAAGAATTCACATAGCTGATACCAACTAGTGTAGGATTGAGGTGTAGTTGATTGATTTATTCAGACAATATCCATATATCAATAATGAACAACACATAAGATGGTGGCATTCTCAAGAGGTATTCAACTGTATATGGCATGAAATGGTTTACACGTTTGCAGCCACCTATGATAAAGGTAGACAATCAGCAGATTCAATCTAAATGTCTAAACACTTTATAATTAAAGCTGAAACTTAAGATCTCTCATTCGCTTCTCTTCTCTGTTTCTCTCAAGGTAGATGGACGAACCTACATTCTACAGGGCTTATCATTGGTAAGCAATCAGTGAAaaaagtcaccaatttaatcagAAAAGCCTCCAGGACAAGCAAAATCTAGACATCAAGGTGGGATATTAAGCATGAAGTGCATCATTTAATCATTGACAATCTACATGATGCATTTCTCTCTTCACTTCGCCATTGTATGCAGTTATTATCACAATAGAATTAAATGGTAGAATGTATTGAACAAATGAGAAATCAGGAAAATGCAGACCTATGTAGAAATAAAATTCCGTACATTAGGTCCCTTCTCCGTTGAGAGTTTTAGAGAACCACTAGCTTCCTAAAGCTCCCAATTTGCCTTAAAACGACAGATAATTCACTAGTTATGGAATGATATGACCTCAAAGAGTACTTCGAAATAATATTTGTGTGTTGACCCTTTCCCGACCCAGGGCCCAGGGGAGCATGAGAGGAAAAGGAGATAATGTGAATGTCCCAAAAATAAACTGAGCTTTCCATTCCTCCACCTTCCCTCATTTTTGATAGGAAAAGAATATCAATCTCAGAAAGTCCTTTCCTTCCCCGCCACACCTCCCTCCTTCCGTCAGCCTTTCCTTTAATGGTAGGGGGATACAAAGGATCCATATAGCATATCTTATCTAGTTTTGGATTGAGGCATAGTTAATCAATTTTCTTTTTTATGAAAGGAGTATTTGATCGATTTTTGTATGACGGTGGTGTCCGAGCTAGCCTGCACGCACCTCCGCTGTTTCAAGGAGTACCTTCTACCTCCACTAACACATGTACCAGGTAATTTTTTTCTTCTCTACCAGCTTAGACAGAGGAGAAGAATCACCTAGGAGCTTAGGCAGATGAAAAGAATCACCTAGGGGCTTAGGCAGAtaagaagaaatcacctagtgctTTTTGCCTCTATCCAGATTTGAGTGTATGTGAACGATATTTATTGATAGATGGTAGCTGATTTTGAAATAAATGGACAAAGTGTTTTCCTAAAGGATTAGTATCTTCATAGTCAAATTATTTAACGAGTAGGTATTGATTTTGCAAGTTTTTTATAATTGTTATACATAACAAAATTAGATCTCGAAACATAATTGAAATCTAAGATTCctactaaacaaaaaaaaaaggataaaagAAGCGAGAATCTGACCACAAGAGCAGAAGCCGATTCACTTGAATCACCATCAACTCTCACAATAGAGCTGGCATCAGTATAAAACTGATGAACATAATCAGGTTGCTGTTGAAGTACCTGATAATATTGTTGCACAAAGTACGAACCCACCTAAAAACACAcaaaaaagcaaaataaaaataaaaatacatattaaGATAAATCCATAAAAAAGGCAATGAATTAAACTGCATATTATAGAATGAATTAAACTGCATATTATGGTGAAACAGGCGATGATTTAAAAACCTGAGTGGCTCCGATTGGAGCAGAGTAAGAGCTCGCCATTATTTCCCTCTCAAGTGAGttcacacacacaaaaaaaaacctAGATCAAGACCTTTAGGGTTCAAAAAGGAGATGCAGATTACTGTTACAATTCGTAGAAAAGGTAAATTATTAGTAATATATGTTACAATACATGCGTACCGTATCTTCTTTATTAAATAGGAGAATTTATTTATTACAGAGAATAGAGAGAGATACGGCGGTTTAAGAGATTCTACGAATGGAGAGAAAGAGAGTGAATAATGGAGAGGAGCGTAATATAGATCTATGGAAAGTTAAGCGATTTGTCGGACGAGCGGCCGCGGGGTGTGCGCGCGTGAAAGTTGCAGTGGCATTCTTGTCATTGACTCACTGCATTCTCATGTAAATAATATTTTAGCtggtaaaaaaaatacaaatattattgacttaggagtttatgtaagaaataaataaagactTTGTGAAAATTCCTAAGTTGGATGATTATCTTAGAAACTCGAAAGTTTAGTGACCGCAAAACATCACCTTTTCGGCACCATAAATGATTTTATAGGCTGCGATAAATTGGATGACTTCATTAGTACAGTAAATTTAAAAGTGATTTTATTGAGTTATTTTCATAGCTTCAATTATCATTTAAGTAATTAATAAAGAAAATATATCAAGTATAAAgacaatatatatataaccaatttTAATAAAAGCTACCTTTTTTAGTGGAGAGAGGTGGGTGAAAATACccaacaaaccaaaccaaaaacttcttttctttctagaaaaaaaaaaataactaacaATTGTATACTTTATCTTTTGACAAAATATTCTTATAGCTAGCCTAAATTGATCCAATAAGCTTTGATGTGTTACTTTTTAAGACCAATTGAAAGCCTAGCCAAATTTGCCAAAATTTGGATGCCTTGTGGCTAAAAATGACAACCTTGACTCAAGCTTTACCATTATAAAGCACTTAGTAATGCTAACAAGAGTTAACTTAATTCAGTTCATTCCCCAAACCTAAATTAGAACTAACAAAATATATTattcaaatcataaataaaatatatttaattatttattaatgTTTCCTTTCTATTCTGTTTGTATCTTTCTTTATCCACTTTGAACTTGCtatctatcttttttttttcctaagCAACTTGCTATCTATCTAGTTATTCGTTTTGTGCAAAAAATGATCTGACAAGTACATTGAATTGGACGTGAAAGCTAgggtgaaattaaaaaatagccaaatttacaagtgttaattgaaaaatagtcacagtttcaaaagtaatcgaaatttaaacagtttttatgtaaagataaatttgaacgaaaacactgttcaaaatccgaaaatcattccagcataatatactggaattcgaattttttacatgtgaacttccagcaaaatatgctggaagttcatacacaggtgcaccaatctctagtataatatgctggaactttccgtgttgcagcaaaatagtggctagtTTCAACGACATTGCAAACGATGGTTATTTTTCAATTACGAGTCCGAAAATtgactagcccgtgctattttcactTAAAGTTAAGATcacacaaaattctcaaaatcatATAATATGCAAATCCAAATTAAATGTTTGGAACTAAGACAATGAAAATCTGCTCCTATTATTACAAAATAGATTTGACTTACATGCACCGACAATGTAAAGAATTTTTACACTATCCGTGCATAATAACACGTTACAACATGTAACCTGTCTTATTTTCCAAGTTTACAAAAATAGCCATAATCTTCACTTCTTTGCTGCCCATGCCACTGAAATAGGACTTCTAACTTTCTGTTCTTTATTTCTTGAGTTGATCCACATCAATTGCCCTTCTGCAAAATTTCTCCTTTGAGTtccaattcttttccttgatATAAACCAAACTCTGTAACTTAAACTCTGATTTACATGCTTAAATATCAGACGTCGCGGTTTAACTCTGACTTTAACTCCCTCAGGTGCAACAACATTAACTGAATAAACAGAATTAGAACTCCCAACATTTGTTACTCTCCTTGTGATcatctttcttgtttttcctgcCTTAAATATTACAGAAATTGAAGGGTAATTAAGGCTAAAACCTCTATGCTTCTGTAAAATATCATGGCAACTAACATTCTTGTGAGTAATACTAAAGATTTCAAAGTTTTTGTACCCAAGAGTACATAGGTGAGTGATATAGTCATTTGCCTGAATGTCATATATCAATCCTGGATCATCGGCTTTTCCAGGATTTACATGTCCAGCTCCTATAGCAAAAATT encodes the following:
- the LOC104238074 gene encoding nuclear transport factor 2 is translated as MASSYSAPIGATQVGSYFVQQYYQVLQQQPDYVHQFYTDASSIVRVDGDSSESASALVQIHTLIMSLSFSGIKIKTINSLESWNGGVLVVVSGSVKMKDLSGWRNFVQTFLLAPQEKGYFVLNDVFHFVNEEGSELPQAPVGLQNNLDAQPTASYPLAEPPAHDYALEVEATEYVNSVHIQGNDGVEEYSYPEHDHEHQSEAEVEAEPDEPEAESEAEAEVPEEAHLREETAQVRSLEEETALPNNVVKVVPEPEPVAEEPVGEPSKFSYAAILRAPKGKPAPSIRIQPTYTKTAPPVSEWQPPVEQSHSMSPAVPYASLDLAEEGSSQEGEPKSVYVRNLPSTVSSLDILQEFKNFGKIKQDGVFLRNRTDVGVCYAFVEFEEVQGVQNAIKASPIQLAGRQVYIEERRLISSSISRGGGRRGRGRGGRPGGRTFGRGSNPDDRVKSNGFRGI